Proteins found in one Thalassomonas actiniarum genomic segment:
- a CDS encoding Leu/Phe/Val dehydrogenase produces MAIFDLVDFDDHEQVVFCSDKATGLKAIIAVHSTKLGAAVGGCRMWDYATDEEAVIDVLRLSRGMTYKNAMAGLAMGGGKSVIIGDAKQIKSEALFKAFGNALNGLGGRYVSAEDVNITTDDIAIANTVTPYVTGTEGKSGNPAPFTALGTFLGIKAAVKHKLKTDDLTGLKVAIQGLGSVGYYLCEHLHQAGAKLVVTDLNQAALDKVATEFNAEVVGLNDIYDQDADIYAPCALGATINDSTIDRIKAGIIAGCANNQLAEPRHDQALVERGILYAPDYVINAGGIINVSFEENYDKDRATRKVEEIYDTLLEIFNTADGQNKPTGRVADEMARKIIAAGGKHNL; encoded by the coding sequence GTGGCAATTTTTGATTTAGTAGATTTCGATGACCACGAACAAGTGGTATTTTGCAGTGACAAAGCAACAGGTTTAAAAGCGATCATCGCCGTACACAGCACTAAGTTAGGCGCTGCCGTTGGCGGTTGTCGCATGTGGGACTACGCCACCGACGAGGAAGCCGTCATCGACGTATTGCGCCTTTCCCGCGGCATGACTTATAAAAATGCCATGGCGGGTTTAGCCATGGGCGGCGGCAAGTCTGTGATTATCGGTGACGCTAAGCAAATAAAATCAGAAGCGCTTTTTAAGGCCTTCGGCAATGCCCTCAACGGCTTGGGCGGACGTTATGTCAGCGCAGAAGATGTCAATATCACCACAGACGATATCGCCATTGCCAATACGGTAACCCCCTATGTTACCGGCACCGAAGGCAAAAGCGGCAACCCGGCCCCTTTCACCGCCCTAGGTACTTTCCTTGGCATCAAAGCCGCCGTTAAGCATAAGCTTAAAACCGATGATTTAACCGGATTGAAGGTCGCTATCCAGGGCCTGGGCAGTGTCGGTTATTATTTATGCGAGCATTTGCATCAGGCCGGCGCCAAGCTGGTGGTCACCGATTTGAACCAGGCGGCGCTGGATAAAGTGGCAACAGAATTTAACGCCGAAGTTGTCGGCTTAAATGACATTTACGATCAGGACGCCGACATTTACGCCCCGTGTGCCCTAGGCGCCACCATCAACGACAGCACCATAGACCGCATCAAGGCGGGCATTATTGCCGGTTGTGCCAATAACCAGCTGGCAGAGCCCCGCCATGACCAGGCACTGGTTGAGCGCGGCATCTTATACGCACCGGATTATGTCATCAATGCCGGCGGTATTATCAATGTTTCCTTCGAAGAAAACTATGATAAAGACCGGGCGACCCGTAAGGTGGAAGAGATCTACGATACCTTACTCGAAATCTTTAACACCGCCGACGGGCAAAACAAACCCACCGGCCGGGTCGCCGATGAAATGGCGCGTAAGATCATCG
- the purB gene encoding adenylosuccinate lyase — MELSALSAISPVDGRYGSKVKALRPIFSEFGLVKYRVTVEVRWLQKLAATAEIAEVPAFSAQANALLDAIVANFSEQDAQRVKTIEATTNHDVKAVEYFLKEQVAGNEELNAVTEFIHFACTSEDINNLSHGLMLKECREQVLLPEIDDILADIKALAVEYQSIPMMCRTHGQPASPSTLGKEMANVYVRLKRQRQQIADIALLGKINGAVGNYNAHLSAYPEVNWHQFANEFVNSLGLSWNAYTTQIEPHDYIAEMFDAIARFNTILIDFDRDIWGYIALGHFKQKTIAGEIGSSTMPHKVNPIDFENSEGNLGIANALLTHLAQKLPISRWQRDLTDSTVLRNLGVGFAHSLIAYQATRKGISKLQVNEDSLLTELDNNWEVLAEPIQTVMRRYGIEKPYEKLKELTRGKRVDQASMHAFINALDLPETVKAELSALTPAGYIGRAVSFIAELD; from the coding sequence ATGGAACTTTCAGCGTTAAGCGCAATTTCACCGGTAGATGGTCGTTATGGCAGTAAAGTTAAAGCGTTACGCCCTATTTTCAGTGAGTTTGGCTTAGTAAAATATCGCGTTACCGTCGAAGTACGCTGGTTGCAAAAGCTGGCCGCCACGGCTGAGATAGCAGAAGTACCGGCCTTTAGCGCCCAGGCCAATGCGCTATTGGATGCCATCGTTGCCAATTTTTCAGAACAAGACGCACAACGGGTTAAAACCATAGAAGCCACTACCAATCACGATGTTAAAGCCGTTGAGTATTTCCTCAAGGAGCAGGTGGCCGGCAATGAAGAATTAAATGCCGTAACCGAGTTTATCCATTTCGCCTGTACCTCGGAAGACATCAACAACCTCTCCCACGGCTTAATGTTAAAAGAATGTCGTGAGCAGGTGCTGCTGCCGGAAATAGATGACATTTTAGCCGACATTAAAGCGCTGGCCGTTGAATACCAGTCAATTCCTATGATGTGCCGCACCCACGGGCAACCGGCCTCCCCCAGCACTTTAGGCAAGGAAATGGCCAATGTCTATGTGCGCTTAAAGCGTCAGCGCCAGCAAATTGCCGACATTGCTTTACTGGGTAAAATCAACGGCGCGGTCGGTAACTATAACGCCCACCTCTCCGCCTACCCGGAAGTAAACTGGCACCAGTTTGCCAATGAATTTGTTAATTCACTGGGACTGAGCTGGAACGCCTATACCACGCAAATCGAGCCCCATGATTACATTGCTGAAATGTTCGATGCCATCGCCCGTTTCAATACCATTTTAATCGACTTTGACCGCGACATCTGGGGTTACATCGCCCTGGGTCACTTCAAACAAAAAACCATCGCCGGTGAAATTGGCTCATCTACTATGCCCCATAAGGTGAATCCGATTGATTTTGAAAACTCGGAAGGTAACCTGGGCATCGCTAATGCGTTATTAACGCACTTAGCACAAAAACTGCCGATTTCCCGCTGGCAGCGTGATCTGACCGACTCCACGGTATTACGTAACTTAGGCGTAGGTTTTGCCCACTCACTGATCGCCTATCAGGCTACCCGTAAGGGGATCAGTAAGTTACAGGTAAACGAAGACAGTTTACTGACCGAGCTTGATAATAACTGGGAAGTACTGGCTGAGCCGATCCAGACCGTGATGCGTCGCTACGGCATTGAAAAGCCGTATGAAAAGTTAAAAGAACTCACCCGCGGCAAACGTGTTGATCAGGCTTCTATGCATGCCTTTATCAATGCCCTGGACTTACCTGAGACGGTTAAGGCTGAATTATCAGCGCTGACCCCCGCCGGTTATATTGGCCGCGCGGTATCCTTTATCGCTGAACTTGACTAG
- a CDS encoding DUF4826 family protein, with protein MTDQANMNEEQQNQWVREQYQVATKYLADKGLITESVAVEESRYLVPVLAVWKLKLLDGTKTWVISGDLPTDHSSADVAPDARDALRHFSLKWQLQAENLSKAGDVEQNKFAELLISRAEGLYRLYEDEKVWGSKPA; from the coding sequence ATGACCGATCAAGCAAATATGAACGAAGAACAACAAAATCAATGGGTGCGTGAGCAATACCAGGTGGCGACAAAATATCTGGCGGATAAAGGTTTAATTACCGAGTCCGTTGCCGTGGAAGAAAGCCGTTACCTGGTGCCGGTACTGGCTGTTTGGAAACTGAAATTGCTCGATGGCACTAAAACCTGGGTGATCAGCGGCGACTTGCCCACAGATCATTCCAGCGCCGATGTCGCCCCGGATGCCCGTGACGCTCTACGCCACTTCTCCCTGAAATGGCAGTTGCAGGCGGAGAACCTGTCTAAAGCCGGCGATGTTGAGCAAAATAAGTTTGCCGAATTGTTGATCAGCAGGGCCGAAGGTTTATACCGCCTTTATGAAGATGAAAAAGTATGGGGTTCAAAACCGGCTTGA
- a CDS encoding cupin domain-containing protein has product MMQIHWQDLTPEQFLKEYWQKKPLLIKNAFRDFSDPVDADELAGFAMEEEIESRIISQQGKEDWQVAHGPFSAFDQFGEQDWTLLVQATNNWSTKTHDLLTPFRFIPNWRIDDVMVSFSTPGGGVGPHLDQYDVFIIQGQGKRRWQVGLPDESLKQLLPHPDLKQVSDFTPVIDEITGPGDLLYIPPNHPHNGVALENSLNYSVGFQAPNNQELWSAFADKLLDLDAGTRRLDDPNRQLTENPEQLESKDIAQIKNFMQAQLDDETLFNDFIGSFLTQCHHAMEILVPVTPITPEQLDDILSEEEICFTPVSGIKSLIISTPSPCLYINGEAWALEEKTFALATKLAQSLPLTTQEIKSFTSCLLNAQLLTSVLNKGYWFIE; this is encoded by the coding sequence ATGATGCAAATCCACTGGCAGGATCTAACCCCTGAGCAATTTTTAAAAGAATACTGGCAAAAAAAACCCCTATTGATCAAAAATGCCTTTCGCGATTTTAGCGATCCCGTCGATGCCGACGAACTGGCAGGCTTTGCCATGGAAGAAGAAATTGAATCCCGCATCATCAGCCAGCAAGGCAAGGAAGACTGGCAGGTCGCGCACGGCCCTTTTAGCGCCTTCGACCAATTCGGCGAGCAGGACTGGACCCTGCTGGTACAGGCCACCAATAACTGGTCAACAAAGACCCATGACCTGCTCACCCCGTTTCGCTTTATTCCCAACTGGCGTATAGATGATGTTATGGTCAGTTTTTCCACCCCGGGAGGCGGTGTTGGTCCTCACCTGGATCAATATGATGTCTTCATTATCCAGGGACAAGGGAAAAGACGCTGGCAGGTGGGCTTACCGGATGAAAGTTTAAAGCAGTTATTACCCCATCCGGATCTGAAACAGGTATCGGATTTTACCCCGGTGATCGATGAAATCACCGGGCCGGGAGACCTGCTCTATATCCCGCCGAATCATCCCCACAACGGTGTTGCCCTTGAAAACTCCCTCAATTATTCCGTTGGTTTTCAGGCCCCCAATAACCAGGAGTTGTGGTCAGCTTTTGCCGACAAGCTGCTCGACCTTGACGCAGGTACCCGGCGACTGGATGATCCAAACCGTCAGCTTACCGAAAACCCGGAGCAGCTGGAAAGTAAAGATATTGCACAGATCAAAAACTTTATGCAGGCCCAACTTGATGACGAGACCCTGTTTAATGATTTCATCGGCAGCTTCCTGACCCAATGCCACCATGCCATGGAAATTTTAGTGCCGGTGACGCCAATTACTCCAGAGCAGCTCGATGATATCTTATCGGAAGAAGAGATCTGCTTCACTCCGGTATCAGGCATTAAATCTCTGATTATATCAACACCTTCTCCTTGTCTTTATATCAACGGCGAAGCCTGGGCACTCGAGGAAAAAACTTTCGCTTTAGCAACAAAATTGGCGCAAAGTTTGCCTTTGACAACACAAGAAATAAAAAGTTTCACCAGCTGTTTGCTTAACGCTCAATTGTTAACTAGTGTTTTAAACAAGGGTTATTGGTTTATAGAATAA
- a CDS encoding GNAT family N-acetyltransferase has translation MKNVREKVFVCEWRIPRKIEFDRKDPLAYHMLVCDDGTQEPIATGRILPTGEISRVAVLMHFRNKDVDKLVLDGLLKVAKELKLTEVFIHSPLDSVEYFRKHHFNVVGTVFMEAGIPRQRMACPIEEVSSAHYYLSH, from the coding sequence TTGAAAAATGTCCGAGAAAAAGTCTTTGTTTGTGAATGGCGGATCCCGCGAAAGATCGAGTTTGATCGCAAGGATCCTCTCGCCTACCACATGCTGGTCTGTGACGATGGCACACAAGAGCCGATTGCCACAGGGAGGATCTTGCCCACCGGTGAGATCAGCCGGGTGGCGGTATTGATGCACTTTCGCAATAAAGATGTCGACAAGCTGGTGCTTGACGGCTTACTTAAAGTTGCCAAAGAGCTCAAACTCACCGAAGTCTTTATCCATAGCCCGCTCGATTCGGTCGAATATTTTCGCAAGCATCATTTTAACGTTGTCGGTACGGTGTTTATGGAAGCCGGCATCCCCAGGCAAAGAATGGCATGTCCGATAGAAGAAGTCAGCAGTGCCCATTACTACCTGAGCCATTAA